In Cryptomeria japonica chromosome 10, Sugi_1.0, whole genome shotgun sequence, a genomic segment contains:
- the LOC131079924 gene encoding protein EARLY-RESPONSIVE TO DEHYDRATION 7, chloroplastic isoform X2 — MGGESSMANVESGLEVSTGSENELVRIRGAQLCLIDGKESVILQSGDFALHVIKQNQSSLAAVVGLVGDLQWPVGRDSPVVMVGSKKYAFALPGLLYGLLLPSNTPVEAEQNLEGETGWLLQVKQEATDYWTTVAPQVEKISSKMAQKISAACSSATSPPTWTSPEAWCMGSAANSTGGVTDEDENTTPPPATAGNNNTDTAVSQRMLNRIQRARRMSAVAKLLSKTLLRGAINAERHVVGQPTGTSLSVPIPAAISPPPADITLASVDAFTKVVEAVETAGRSLFELADFKSHNNNNKVEQLNSCSSPQFASFPDNLWTLNKCGLRLLLRATAVSAVIHVARGIGVSGFAPAQSSPQSVLSEQPSDTPSEDVHSKETYALGLNFMSADSLCSPAPSTRVPHGPNSPFQQYSKPADTQFHFPLGFNTNNAAHQ; from the exons ATGGGGGGTGAATCCAGCATGGCTAATGTGGAAAGTGGATTGGAGGTTTCTACAGGAAGTGAGAATGAGCTTGTGAGAATCAGAGGGGCTCAGCTTTGTTTGATTGATGGGAAGGAGAGTGTCATATTGCAAAGTGGCGATTTTGCTTTACATGTCATAAAGCAGAATCAGTCTTCTTTGGCTGCTGTTGTGGGCCTGGTTGGAGATCTTCAATGGCCAGTTGGGAGGGATTCTCCTGTTGTGATGGTTGGAAGCAAGAAATATGCTTTTGCATTGCCTGGGCTTCTGTATGGGCTGCTGTTGCCTAGTAATACTCCTGTGGAAGCTGAGCAGAACTTGGAAG GTGAAACCGGCTGGCTACTACAAGTAAAGCAAGAAGCCACGGACTACTGGACAACGGTGGCCCCGCAAGTGGAAAAAATCAGCTCAAAAATGGCCCAAAAAATAAGCGCCGCCTGTTCCTCTGCCACCTCACCACCCACGTGGACATCTCCCGAAGCCTGGTGCATGGGATCCGCCGCCAACTCCACCGGAGGCGTTACAGACGAGGACGAAAATACCACCCCACCACCTGCAACAGCCGGTAACAACAATACCGACACCGCCGTTAGCCAGCGCATGCTGAACCGAATCCAACGTGCACGCCGGATGTCAGCGGTAGCCAAGCTTCTTTCCAAAACACTCCTTAGAGGGGCCATAAACGCCGAGCGCCACGTTGTCGGTCAGCCAACCGGCACTTCCCTTTCCGTTCCAATTCCCGCCGCAATCTCTCCTCCTCCGGCAGACATAACGCTTGCCAGCGTGGACGCCTTTACAAAGGTCGTGGAAGCCGTGGAGACAGCTGGCAGGAGCCTATTCGAGCTTGCGGATTTCAAATcccacaataataataataaagtcgAACAATTGAATTCTTGTTCTTCTCCTCAGTTTGCCTCCTTTCCAGATAACCTGTGGACGCTCAACAAGTGTGGCCTCCGCCTCCTGCTTCGTGCCACGGCGGTCTCTGCCGTCATCCACGTGGCACGCGGAATCGGTGTCTCGGGTTTCGCGCCTGCCCAGTCATCACCGCAGTCTGTGCTGTCAGAACAGCCGAGTGACACGCCATCAGAGGACGTGCATTCAAAGGAGACTTACGCGCTTGGACTCAACTTTATGAGCGCGGATTCGCTGTGTTCACCGGCGCCCTCGACACGTGTCCCTCACGGCCCTAACAGTCCCTTTCAGCAGTACAGCAAGCCTGCCGACACACAGTTCCATTTTCCTCTCGGGTTCAATACTAACAACGCCGCTCATCAATAA
- the LOC131079924 gene encoding protein EARLY-RESPONSIVE TO DEHYDRATION 7, chloroplastic isoform X1 yields the protein MGGESSMANVESGLEVSTGSENELVRIRGAQLCLIDGKESVILQSGDFALHVIKQNQSSLAAVVGLVGDLQWPVGRDSPVVMVGSKKYAFALPGLLYGLLLPSNTPVEAEQNLEGLLQYYSAFETHLEVSDGETGWLLQVKQEATDYWTTVAPQVEKISSKMAQKISAACSSATSPPTWTSPEAWCMGSAANSTGGVTDEDENTTPPPATAGNNNTDTAVSQRMLNRIQRARRMSAVAKLLSKTLLRGAINAERHVVGQPTGTSLSVPIPAAISPPPADITLASVDAFTKVVEAVETAGRSLFELADFKSHNNNNKVEQLNSCSSPQFASFPDNLWTLNKCGLRLLLRATAVSAVIHVARGIGVSGFAPAQSSPQSVLSEQPSDTPSEDVHSKETYALGLNFMSADSLCSPAPSTRVPHGPNSPFQQYSKPADTQFHFPLGFNTNNAAHQ from the exons ATGGGGGGTGAATCCAGCATGGCTAATGTGGAAAGTGGATTGGAGGTTTCTACAGGAAGTGAGAATGAGCTTGTGAGAATCAGAGGGGCTCAGCTTTGTTTGATTGATGGGAAGGAGAGTGTCATATTGCAAAGTGGCGATTTTGCTTTACATGTCATAAAGCAGAATCAGTCTTCTTTGGCTGCTGTTGTGGGCCTGGTTGGAGATCTTCAATGGCCAGTTGGGAGGGATTCTCCTGTTGTGATGGTTGGAAGCAAGAAATATGCTTTTGCATTGCCTGGGCTTCTGTATGGGCTGCTGTTGCCTAGTAATACTCCTGTGGAAGCTGAGCAGAACTTGGAAGGTTTGTTGCAGTACTACTCAGCTTTTGAAACCCATTTAGAGGTTTCAGATG GTGAAACCGGCTGGCTACTACAAGTAAAGCAAGAAGCCACGGACTACTGGACAACGGTGGCCCCGCAAGTGGAAAAAATCAGCTCAAAAATGGCCCAAAAAATAAGCGCCGCCTGTTCCTCTGCCACCTCACCACCCACGTGGACATCTCCCGAAGCCTGGTGCATGGGATCCGCCGCCAACTCCACCGGAGGCGTTACAGACGAGGACGAAAATACCACCCCACCACCTGCAACAGCCGGTAACAACAATACCGACACCGCCGTTAGCCAGCGCATGCTGAACCGAATCCAACGTGCACGCCGGATGTCAGCGGTAGCCAAGCTTCTTTCCAAAACACTCCTTAGAGGGGCCATAAACGCCGAGCGCCACGTTGTCGGTCAGCCAACCGGCACTTCCCTTTCCGTTCCAATTCCCGCCGCAATCTCTCCTCCTCCGGCAGACATAACGCTTGCCAGCGTGGACGCCTTTACAAAGGTCGTGGAAGCCGTGGAGACAGCTGGCAGGAGCCTATTCGAGCTTGCGGATTTCAAATcccacaataataataataaagtcgAACAATTGAATTCTTGTTCTTCTCCTCAGTTTGCCTCCTTTCCAGATAACCTGTGGACGCTCAACAAGTGTGGCCTCCGCCTCCTGCTTCGTGCCACGGCGGTCTCTGCCGTCATCCACGTGGCACGCGGAATCGGTGTCTCGGGTTTCGCGCCTGCCCAGTCATCACCGCAGTCTGTGCTGTCAGAACAGCCGAGTGACACGCCATCAGAGGACGTGCATTCAAAGGAGACTTACGCGCTTGGACTCAACTTTATGAGCGCGGATTCGCTGTGTTCACCGGCGCCCTCGACACGTGTCCCTCACGGCCCTAACAGTCCCTTTCAGCAGTACAGCAAGCCTGCCGACACACAGTTCCATTTTCCTCTCGGGTTCAATACTAACAACGCCGCTCATCAATAA